The proteins below are encoded in one region of Clostridiisalibacter paucivorans DSM 22131:
- a CDS encoding ferredoxin domain-containing protein: protein MFYNSEDIEKNTIIDVAQKMCVAARTAPKGKGIDNILTTILTDAEKDELADHMERIGKDKGIDFFIRDAQNVRHAAALVLIGSELNTRGIEYCGFCGFENCKEKNEKKGRCAFDITDLGIAVGSAVSIAADNRVDNRVMFSVGKVALEVNTMGNNAGIIYGIPLTTKGKSIFFDRK from the coding sequence ATGTTTTATAATAGTGAAGATATAGAGAAAAACACTATAATTGATGTAGCACAAAAGATGTGTGTAGCTGCTAGAACTGCTCCTAAGGGCAAGGGGATAGATAATATACTTACTACAATATTGACAGATGCAGAAAAAGATGAATTAGCAGACCATATGGAGAGAATAGGAAAAGACAAAGGGATAGATTTTTTTATTAGAGATGCTCAAAATGTGAGACATGCAGCAGCATTGGTACTTATAGGGTCTGAACTTAATACAAGAGGCATAGAATATTGTGGCTTTTGTGGATTTGAAAACTGTAAAGAAAAAAATGAAAAAAAAGGAAGATGTGCATTTGATATAACAGATTTAGGCATAGCTGTAGGTTCTGCCGTTTCTATAGCAGCAGATAATAGGGTTGATAATAGAGTTATGTTTAGTGTAGGTAAGGTAGCATTAGAGGTAAATACAATGGGAAATAATGCTGGAATTATATATGGCATACCTTTGACGACCAAAGGGAAAAGTATTTTCTTCGATAGAAAATAA